One window of Campylobacter sp. RM12651 genomic DNA carries:
- the prfB gene encoding peptide chain release factor 2 codes for MDNYEFSELLKELQIKLDNIEKIIKPNEAKERIKEIEKEQEDPALWADAKRAAELGKEKTKLNQLVSKYEIANSELVGTSELFELAVKENDYETLEALFIDSPNLEETIKSLEISMLLSGENDTKNAIINIHPGAGGTESNDWASIVYRMYLRFCEREGFKVETLDYQEGDEAGIKDVSFVARGLNAYGYFKAEHGVHRLVRISPFDSNARRHTSFCSVIVAPEIDDDIEIEIEEKDIRIDYYRASGAGGQHVNKTESAVRITHIPTGIVVQCQNDRSQHKNKATAYKMLRSRLYELEMEKLNDGKDTGGVGENSFGHQIRSYVLAPYQQVKDARSNEAFSQVDAILDGDIKKMIEGVLIAQKDSSED; via the coding sequence TTGGATAATTATGAATTTAGTGAATTATTAAAAGAATTACAAATAAAACTTGACAATATAGAAAAAATAATCAAACCAAACGAGGCAAAAGAAAGAATAAAAGAAATAGAAAAAGAGCAAGAAGACCCAGCATTATGGGCTGATGCAAAAAGAGCAGCCGAGCTTGGTAAAGAAAAAACTAAATTAAATCAATTAGTATCAAAATATGAAATTGCAAATAGTGAATTAGTAGGCACTAGCGAGTTGTTTGAACTTGCGGTGAAAGAAAATGATTATGAGACTTTAGAAGCTTTATTTATAGATAGTCCTAATTTAGAAGAAACTATTAAAAGTCTTGAAATATCAATGCTTTTAAGTGGGGAAAATGATACTAAAAACGCAATTATTAATATTCACCCAGGAGCAGGTGGAACGGAGAGTAATGATTGGGCGAGTATTGTTTATAGAATGTATTTGAGATTTTGTGAAAGAGAAGGCTTTAAAGTTGAAACACTAGATTATCAAGAAGGCGATGAAGCAGGGATAAAAGATGTTAGCTTTGTTGCTCGTGGGCTTAATGCTTATGGGTATTTTAAGGCTGAACACGGGGTTCATAGACTTGTAAGAATTAGCCCATTTGATAGCAATGCAAGACGCCATACGAGTTTTTGTAGCGTAATCGTTGCACCTGAAATTGATGATGATATAGAAATTGAAATTGAAGAAAAAGATATAAGAATTGATTATTATAGAGCAAGTGGTGCAGGTGGTCAGCATGTAAATAAGACAGAAAGTGCGGTAAGAATTACTCATATTCCAACAGGAATTGTAGTGCAATGCCAAAACGATAGAAGTCAGCATAAAAACAAAGCCACAGCTTATAAAATGCTTCGTTCAAGATTATATGAACTTGAAATGGAGAAATTAAACGATGGAAAAGATACGGGAGGAGTTGGCGAAAATAGTTTCGGGCATCAAATTCGCTCATATGTTTTAGCTCCTTATCAGCAAGTAAAAGACGCTAGAAGCAATGAGGCATTTAGCCAAGTTGATGCGATACTTGATGGCGATATTAAAAAAATGATAGAAGGTGTATTAATTGCTCAAAAGGATAGTAGCGAAGATTGA
- the rimO gene encoding 30S ribosomal protein S12 methylthiotransferase RimO, whose amino-acid sequence MKLFLQSLGCNKNLVDSEIMLGRLKEYEITNEASEADVLIVNTCGFIKSAKIESINAILELHEIRKKGSILVVTGCLMQRYKDELVKELPEVDLFAGVSEYAKIDELIASRESRFRDFVYLQDANTQRVITGSNTHAYIKIAEGCNQTCSFCAIPTFKGKLKSRPIDDVVAEVKGLVARGFYDFSFIAQDTSSYLKDLKISDGLENLISEIEKIEGIKAARILYLYPSSIKPSLITKIINSKVFVNYFDMPLQHSSDKLLKIMKRGYDKAKAINFLEQMRAAPNSFLRTGFIVGHPGESEEDFEDLCEFIKEFDFDRISVFAYSKEEDTAAYSMQQINANTIKSRLKKIEKIVDAKINASFEKMLNQEIIASCLGESSEGEFFIGAKPLLFDRDIDGEILINESEIGELKVGDLIVCKITQVHEKTLIATAIRRYEN is encoded by the coding sequence ATGAAATTATTTTTACAAAGTTTAGGCTGTAATAAAAACTTAGTTGATAGTGAAATTATGCTAGGTCGCTTAAAAGAATATGAAATTACTAATGAAGCAAGTGAAGCTGATGTATTGATAGTAAATACTTGTGGCTTTATAAAAAGTGCAAAAATTGAAAGTATTAATGCTATTTTAGAACTACACGAAATTAGAAAAAAAGGCTCAATTTTAGTAGTAACTGGCTGCTTAATGCAAAGATACAAAGATGAATTGGTTAAAGAATTGCCCGAAGTTGATTTATTTGCAGGAGTTAGCGAGTATGCAAAAATTGATGAATTAATAGCAAGTCGTGAAAGTAGATTTAGAGATTTTGTATATTTACAAGACGCAAATACTCAAAGAGTAATAACAGGCTCAAATACTCACGCTTATATAAAAATCGCTGAAGGTTGCAATCAAACCTGTAGCTTTTGTGCTATTCCTACATTTAAAGGCAAGTTAAAATCTCGCCCAATAGATGATGTAGTAGCTGAAGTTAAAGGCTTAGTTGCTAGGGGATTTTATGATTTTTCATTCATTGCTCAAGATACAAGCTCTTATTTAAAAGACTTAAAAATTAGCGATGGTTTAGAGAATTTAATTTCAGAAATTGAAAAAATTGAAGGCATAAAGGCTGCTAGAATTTTATACCTATATCCAAGCTCAATTAAGCCTAGTTTAATTACTAAAATAATTAATTCAAAAGTATTTGTGAATTATTTTGATATGCCACTTCAACACTCAAGCGATAAATTATTAAAAATTATGAAGCGTGGCTATGATAAGGCTAAGGCTATTAACTTTTTAGAGCAAATGAGAGCAGCTCCTAATAGCTTTTTAAGAACTGGTTTTATCGTAGGACACCCAGGAGAAAGTGAAGAAGATTTTGAAGATTTATGCGAGTTTATTAAAGAATTTGATTTTGATAGAATTAGCGTATTTGCTTATTCAAAAGAAGAAGATACCGCCGCTTACTCAATGCAACAAATCAATGCAAATACTATTAAAAGTAGGCTAAAAAAGATTGAAAAAATCGTAGACGCTAAAATCAATGCAAGTTTTGAAAAAATGCTAAATCAAGAAATAATAGCAAGTTGTTTAGGAGAATCTAGCGAAGGCGAGTTTTTTATAGGTGCTAAGCCGCTTTTATTTGATAGAGATATAGATGGAGAAATCTTAATAAATGAAAGTGAAATAGGAGAGCTAAAAGTGGGTGATTTAATAGTTTGTAAAATCACTCAAGTGCATGAAAAAACACTAATAGCAACTGCAATTAGACGCTATGAGAATTGA
- the tilS gene encoding tRNA lysidine(34) synthetase TilS, whose protein sequence is MRIEYLEELKGKKNLLAFSHGTDSTALFYALLELCEFDLCLVNYQTRINSNNEEQSAIKLAKAHNKKIFTKKVNLDNNNFESNARKYRYDFFDELMQDYDNLIVAHNLNDRFEWFLMQITKGAGLCNLLGFNGIDTRKNYKIIRPLINTSKDEIMLYLNENSYEYFQDESNFNTKYKRNEIRLNYANDFIKHYANGIRNTLKYLEFDKSKICKDSLVYKGIYFCKDENSLDKAIKKLGFVSSSKQKLELKNQLNKNNEAELYFRTDCVCVCFYKGFFMVFLKAITKLSKEQKDAYRLAKVPKNLRFFLALNNIKLNELINLTKNLKSTHNNY, encoded by the coding sequence ATGAGAATTGAATATTTAGAAGAGCTAAAAGGTAAAAAAAACCTTTTAGCATTTTCACACGGGACTGATAGCACGGCACTTTTTTATGCACTTTTAGAACTTTGTGAGTTTGATTTATGCCTTGTGAATTATCAGACTAGAATTAATTCAAATAACGAAGAGCAAAGCGCTATAAAATTAGCAAAAGCTCATAATAAAAAAATCTTTACTAAAAAAGTAAATCTTGATAATAATAATTTTGAAAGCAATGCTAGAAAATATAGATATGACTTTTTTGATGAATTAATGCAAGATTATGATAATTTAATAGTAGCTCATAATTTAAATGATAGGTTTGAGTGGTTTTTAATGCAAATTACAAAAGGTGCGGGATTATGCAATCTATTGGGTTTTAACGGGATTGATACAAGGAAAAATTACAAAATAATTCGCCCATTAATCAATACTAGCAAAGATGAAATTATGCTGTATTTAAATGAGAATAGTTATGAATATTTTCAAGATGAAAGTAATTTTAATACCAAATATAAAAGAAACGAAATTAGATTAAATTATGCAAATGATTTTATAAAACACTACGCAAATGGCATAAGAAATACTTTAAAATATTTAGAATTTGATAAGAGTAAAATATGTAAAGATAGCTTGGTTTATAAAGGAATTTATTTTTGTAAAGATGAAAATTCTTTAGATAAAGCTATTAAAAAACTAGGTTTTGTAAGCTCATCAAAGCAAAAATTAGAGCTAAAAAACCAGCTAAATAAAAACAACGAAGCCGAGCTTTATTTTAGGACTGATTGTGTTTGTGTTTGCTTTTATAAAGGATTTTTTATGGTTTTTTTAAAGGCTATTACAAAGCTTAGTAAAGAGCAAAAAGACGCTTATAGACTAGCAAAAGTGCCAAAAAATCTTAGATTTTTCCTAGCGTTAAATAATATAAAACTAAATGAATTAATAAATCTTACAAAAAACCTAAAATCAACTCATAATAATTATTGA
- a CDS encoding DUF285 domain-containing protein yields MKKYKPSTKEELKELIKDESIYLGDIDTSLITDMSRLFEDSKRTDFSGINEWDTSNVVSMKQMFLRCTNLNEKLEFNTSKVKDMAAMFARCSNFNQELKFDTKNVISMEGMFYGCEKLNQAIRFNTSKVEDMNYMFYNCYEFNQELDFNTSNVENMSKMFYGCKNFNQELNFDTKNVIDMSQMFSYCKKFNQELSFDTKNVIDMSQMFSYCKKFNQELSFDTKNVKEMSQMFVNYENFNHLLEFDTSSVMNMESMFWNCKSFNQALNFNTSKVKDMSCMFMGCASFNEKLSFDTKNVEDMNCMFYDCKEFNQKLDFNTSNVKDMSAMFAGCSKFNQELDFDTKNVVNMNAMFAKCSSFNQYVDFDTKNVVDMSEMFKDCTSFDKFINLYTNSVENMYEMFDGCESLKTLPDFYLEYYKNYDEDTDIIYFDEY; encoded by the coding sequence ATGAAAAAATACAAGCCAAGCACAAAAGAAGAATTAAAAGAATTAATCAAAGATGAAAGCATTTATCTAGGTGATATTGATACAAGTTTAATTACCGATATGAGTAGGCTTTTTGAAGACAGTAAAAGGACTGATTTTAGTGGTATAAACGAGTGGGATACTAGCAATGTAGTAAGCATGAAACAAATGTTTTTAAGATGCACTAATCTAAATGAAAAGCTTGAATTTAATACAAGTAAAGTAAAAGATATGGCAGCAATGTTTGCACGGTGCAGTAATTTTAATCAAGAGCTAAAATTTGATACAAAAAATGTAATCAGTATGGAGGGAATGTTTTATGGATGTGAAAAGCTAAATCAAGCGATTCGCTTTAATACTAGCAAAGTAGAAGATATGAATTATATGTTTTATAATTGTTATGAGTTTAATCAAGAGCTTGATTTTAATACAAGCAATGTGGAAAATATGAGTAAAATGTTTTATGGTTGTAAGAATTTCAATCAAGAACTTAATTTTGACACCAAAAATGTAATAGATATGAGTCAAATGTTTTCTTATTGTAAGAAATTTAATCAAGAGCTTAGTTTTGATACCAAAAATGTAATAGATATGAGTCAAATGTTTTCTTATTGTAAGAAATTTAATCAAGAGCTTAGTTTTGATACCAAAAATGTAAAAGAAATGAGCCAAATGTTTGTTAATTACGAGAATTTTAATCATTTGCTAGAGTTTGATACAAGTAGTGTAATGAATATGGAGTCTATGTTTTGGAATTGCAAAAGCTTTAATCAAGCTTTAAATTTTAATACTAGTAAGGTAAAAGATATGAGCTGTATGTTTATGGGCTGTGCTAGTTTTAATGAAAAGCTTAGTTTTGATACCAAAAATGTAGAAGATATGAATTGTATGTTTTATGATTGTAAAGAATTTAATCAAAAGCTTGATTTTAATACAAGCAATGTAAAAGATATGAGTGCTATGTTTGCGGGTTGTTCTAAATTTAATCAAGAGCTTGATTTTGACACAAAAAATGTAGTAAATATGAATGCGATGTTTGCTAAATGTTCTAGTTTTAATCAATATGTAGATTTTGATACAAAAAATGTAGTGGATATGAGCGAGATGTTTAAAGATTGCACGAGTTTTGATAAATTTATTAATTTATACACAAATAGTGTTGAGAATATGTATGAGATGTTTGATGGGTGTGAAAGTTTAAAAACCTTGCCTGATTTTTATTTAGAATACTATAAAAACTACGATGAAGATACTGATATTATATATTTTGATGAATATTAA
- a CDS encoding DUF285 domain-containing protein, with protein sequence MLKIIKETYGDKLNQAYTKEGLFVEESVVLKIICNIQLKDFISWGIGDTFYHNFDDMLESIKSGVLKIYDNYDAIKLENACIICTELPEDYSFAKYVEAVDELQCRLKDDERCFFDPCLGSDFKILVLSPKEPLVKRKISNKNTLKPSTKEELKELVNDESIYLGDIDTSLIADMSGLFYDSKRTDFSGINDWDTSNVVNMSCMFLRCYGFNEELSFDTSCVVDMSFMFACCNFNNKLSFNTSNVRDMRGMFFISNFNQELDFNTSNVVNMNAMFAECESLETLPKFYLDFKGERI encoded by the coding sequence ATGCTAAAAATCATAAAAGAAACATATGGAGATAAATTAAACCAAGCATATACCAAAGAAGGCTTGTTTGTAGAAGAAAGCGTTGTTTTAAAGATTATTTGCAATATTCAGTTAAAAGATTTTATAAGTTGGGGTATAGGAGATACTTTTTATCATAATTTTGATGACATGCTTGAGAGTATAAAAAGCGGGGTATTAAAAATATATGATAATTACGACGCAATAAAATTAGAAAATGCTTGCATTATATGCACAGAACTTCCAGAGGATTATAGTTTTGCTAAATACGTCGAAGCAGTGGATGAATTGCAATGTAGATTAAAAGATGATGAAAGATGCTTTTTTGATCCTTGCTTGGGTAGTGATTTTAAAATATTAGTTTTAAGTCCAAAAGAGCCTTTAGTAAAACGTAAAATTTCTAACAAAAACACTCTAAAGCCAAGCACAAAAGAAGAATTAAAAGAACTAGTAAATGATGAGAGCATTTATCTAGGTGACATTGATACAAGCCTTATCGCTGATATGAGTGGGCTTTTTTATGATAGCAAAAGGACTGATTTTAGCGGGATAAATGATTGGGATACTAGTAATGTAGTAAATATGAGTTGTATGTTTTTGCGTTGTTATGGCTTTAATGAAGAGCTTAGTTTTGATACATCTTGTGTAGTTGATATGAGCTTTATGTTTGCTTGTTGTAATTTTAATAACAAACTTTCGTTTAATACTAGCAATGTAAGGGATATGAGAGGGATGTTTTTTATAAGTAATTTTAACCAAGAGCTAGATTTTAATACTAGCAATGTAGTAAATATGAATGCGATGTTTGCTGAATGCGAGAGTTTAGAAACTTTGCCTAAGTTTTATTTAGATTTTAAAGGAGAAAGAATATGA